Part of the Candidatus Omnitrophota bacterium genome is shown below.
GCGGTAAAGAAAGCGGGAATAGCCAAGCATGCCACTGTGCACACGTTAAGGCACAGCTTCGCCACCCATCTGTTGCTTAACGGAGTAAATATACGGGAAGTCCAGGAGCTTTTGGGGCACAGCCACGTCGAGACGACGATGATATACACCCATGTGATACGCGATATCTCAAATGCGCCGCGGAGTCCGCTGGATAAGCTTTACGCGACTGCCGATAAACAATAGCCTCTACCTATAAACATCCTTCCTGTGGGCTACGGTCAGTATTATGACCGTTATCTCTTTGTGGTATATCCGGTAAATTATCCTGTAGTCTCCTGAGCGGTAAGATAATAGCCCCTTGAGGTCGCCGGTAAGGCATTTTCCGATCGCCGGATCTTGGGCGATACGCTCGACAGCGTCTTTTATCTGGCGCTTCTTCTTGAGGGATAACCTGCCTATCGATTCCTTCGCTTCCCTTGTATACAATACGCTATACATTCTTGAAGATATCCTTATGCGAATATAACTTTCCTTCGCGGATATCCTCCTCTGCCCTTAAAATAGAACGGAGTAATTTTTGGTCGGCCATGACCTCCAGGGTCTCCAATTCTTCCGGAGAGATCATGACCGCCTCCGCCCTCCCGTTCCTCGTTATTATCAGGCGCTTGCCTGCCGAGGAGATCTTCTTGATCAGCCCGGGCAGTTTACTCCTTGCTTCCGATATCGGTACGATAAAATCCATCTTTCTCACCTCCTGCATAATTGTACAATATTCTGTACAATTTGTAAAGCCCTTGATCCTGGCTTCCTGCTGCGCCGTGTTGGGCATAATAAATCCCTCCTTTATTATAGTAGACGTAAAGAAGGGATGTTTTCTTTCAAAAATATTAATTCAATTCTTTTTCGAGAAGCTCGAAAAATTTCTCCCTCGCGTCCTTCTCTATCCACGGCTTATGGCCGCAGTGATCAAGGAGGATAAACCGGAAGTTCTTAAGTATGGCCGATAGCGGCTTTTGGACGCCTTCGGCGGGATGCGGGTCGTAGTCACCGTGGATAGCGACGACCGGGCACCTGATATCTTTCACGAACTCGAGCAGTTTTCCGCTCCTTCTTAACTCCTCGGCTTCCGGCCACACGCTATTGAATATGGCTCCCTTATAATCGATCGGCTCAGGCTTGCCCTCGATCGGGTCATAGGCATCGGGCACTATTTCCTTATCCATGCGGTCAAGCCTGGCCTTTGATATCTGGGCGGCATATTTCTCTTCAAACGGCCCGCTTGCGACGAGGATAAGTTTTTTTACCAAAACGGGATGTTTTGCCGCAAGTATAAGGCTCAACCAGGCTCCCCACGAATGACCTATTAACACGACAGGAAGTTCCGCTTCTTTCTCCAGGACAACTTTTAATTCTTCGACCTGCCCGTCGACTGACATTGCGGTCTGGAGCGGCTCGAGGACGCCGTATTTCGATGAGAGTTCGCGAGCGACCGGCGCGGCCTCTCCTGCCCCGCCCGGCCCGCCGTGGATGACCGCGACGGTAAAAGGCGCCTTGCCGTATTTCCTAAGATTATTTTTACCCGGACTAAACATATATGCGCGGCACGCGGGCGGAGATCCAACAGACGACCTCATACGGGATGGTATCGAGAAGTTCGGCTATATCCTCGACCGTGATAGTCTCGCCTTTCTGGGAACCGATAATGACCGCCTCATCGCCGACCTTCGCGCCTTTTATTCCGCCGACGTCTACCATCGTATGGTCCATGCATATGCGCCCGACTACCGGAGCGCGCCATCCGCGCACGAGCACCTCCCCTTTGTTCGAGAGGTGCCTGTTGAGCCCGTCGGCATACCCGACCGGAAGCGTGGCGATCACCGTCTCCCTGTCGGTCATATGCGTCCTGCCGTAACTGATAAACCTGCCCGGCGGCGTCTTCTTGAGGTATATTATTCTCGTCTTGAGTGAAAGCGCCGGTTTTAATTTCACCGTGCTCATCAGGTTCTGGTTCGGGTATAGGCCGTAAAGCATAAGCCCGGGCCGCACCATATTGAAGTGGGAATCTTTATACATCATGGCGCCGGCAGAGTTCGCCGCGTGCACGTACTGGATCTCGATGCCGCTTATCTCCATCTCGGTGGCAAGGCGCTTGAAATTCTCTATCTGGCCGGAGGTATAACGGACATCTTCCTCGTCCGCGCTCGCGAAGTGCGTGAATATCCCCTCGATCACTATATTCCTGAAACTTAACAGGTCCTTTATAAGGCGGCCGGCCTCATCATGCCATACGCCGAGCCTGCCCATCCCTGTATCGACCTTCACGTGGACGAGCGCCTGTTTCCTTAATTTGCGCGCCGCCTTGTCTATGGCCGAGGCAAGGGCCTTGTCGCATACGGTAAGCGTAAGGTCATAATAGAGCGCGTAATCCGCTTCTTTCGGGAGGACCGAGGAAAGGACGAGCACCGGCGTCCTTATCCCTGCGCGGCGGAGAGTGATCCCCTCGTCGACGCACGCGACGCCCAAATATGGGACTTTCTCTTTCTGCAGCCGGCGCGCGACCTCTACCATCCCGTAGCCATACGCGTTCGCCTTCACGACGGCGAGTATATTAGTGTCTTTAGAGAGGCGCGCCTTTATCGCGTGATAATTATGGGAGATGGCGTCGAGGTCGATCTCGGTCCACGTCGGACGGCTTGTCCTGCTTTTCGCAGGGCTTGTCCTGCTTTTCGCAGGGCTTGTCCTGCGCGCGCGTGCGGGGCTCATTTTCTAAGGCCTCTCACCTGGATGTCCTTCGGATATAAATACAACGGGACAAATTTATCCGCTTCTTCGAATTTATTCCTTTTCGCCAGTTCATGACCCAGACCGGCGACTGTCTCAGCCCTGAGATACCAAAGCTTCTCCGGGGCGAATCCGGCCTCGTGCTTAAAATTATCCTCGATCGTCTTCCTGTAAGCGGCCAGCCCGTCGCCCAAAAAGACCGCGTCGCCCTTGATAGATTTCAGCAATTCGGCGACAGGGCCGACCGAATATTTCAGGTGCCGGCGCAATTTACCGTTCTTGAAGGAATATGCCGACGCGTAAACGTTGCCGCGGCGCGCGTCAATGATCGGGACGATCAGCTTGCCTTCCTCTTTTATATTATACGCGAGCGCGTCGAGAGTCGGGACTCCGGCGATCCTGATCCCTGCCCCGAGCGCAAAACCTTTCACGGCCGCGGCGCCGATGCGCAAAGCCGTCAGTGACCCCGGGCCTTTCGAGAACGCTATGCAGTTGATATCCTTCAGTTTCAGCTTCGCCTTCTTGAGCAGCTTGTCTATCTGCGGCAAAAGCTGTTCACATTGCCGCTGGTCCATCACCCTATGGAAACCCGCGATGACTTTTTCCCCGTCGGTTATCGCGAGGGAGAGATATTTGGATGTGGTATCTACCGCGAGGATCTTCATGCTTCCTTTATACTGATCGTACGTTCGTTGGGATTCTTTATCTTCAACGCGATATCTAAACGCCTCTTTGGCAATATGCGCGCCATCTTACCCGACCATTCTATGACAATGACGCCTTTGCGCGCGAGGTAATCCTCATAGCCGATATCTTCGATATCCTTCAAATTATTGAGCCGGTAGATATCGAAATGGAAGAGCGGGATCTTTCCTTTATATTCTTTCACGAGGACGAACGACGGGCTGTTGACATACCTGTAATCCTTTACGCCGAGGCCCTTGGCTATCCCCTTGACCAGGGTGGTCTTGCCCGCGCCCAGCTCACCTGAGAGCGCGACCAGGTCGCCTGGCTTAAAGCGCTTGGCTATCTTCTCCCCCAATCTTATCGTCTCTTCAGCGTTCGCTGTCGTGAAATTCATCTAAAAATGGGAAAATCCTTTTGGCTTCAGCTCTTTTGTCGTCCCGTCCGGGGCTATGATCTTCACCCCGATCTTTTTATCGAGTATCTCCCCTATCTGCGATATCCTCACGCCGTTCAATTCCATGTTCTTCCGGGCAAGCCTGCGCGCCTCGGCCAGCGGCATCGTGAACAATAACTCGAAGTCTTCCCCTTCGTTTAACGCCGCGTTTACGCCCCTGGCGCCTTTCGAGACCGGTATCAGTTCCTCGTATATGCAGGCGCCCGCGCCGCTCTGCTTCGCGATATGGTTCAAGTCGGTCGAAAGCCCGTCCGAGATATCTATCATCGAGGTTATCTTGAAATTATTTACAAGGTAGCGCGCTTCTTTAAGACGGGGGGTAAACACGAGATGCTTCTTGCTTTTATATGATCCGCCGAGCGCGCCTGTCACGCATATTATATCGCCGGTCCTGGCGCCGCTCCTGAACGCGGCTTTATCCGGCTCTACGAACCCGATGACCGCGACATCTATGACGAGTTTCCCGGAAGAATTCGTGTCCCCGCCGACTATCTCGACATCGAACCTCCTGGCGAGCGCCTTTATCCCGCGGTATATCTCGTCTACGAATTCAACGCTCAGTTTTTTCGGAAGGCCCAAAGAGACGACCGCGTATTTCGCTACGCCGCCCATCGAGGCGATATCGCTTAACCCGCAGGCGAGCGACTTCCATCCTATTTGGAAAGCCGTCGCGTCCTTCATCCTAAAATCGACGTCCTCGAGGAGCATGTCGATGGTGACAAGCAGGTATTTTTTCTTCGATACGCGTATTACCGCGCAGTCGTCGCCGATGCCGCGGACAATGTCTTTGCCCGTCTTAAAATTCTTCGCGAGCCGGGCTATAAGCCCTGCCTCACCTAATCTTTTTAATTTCATCCGGCTTAAAAACCCCTTTCTCAGTGACTATCGCGGTGATGAGCGCCGCAGGCGTGACGTCGAATGCCGGGCAATATGTTTTTACCCCTTTCGGCGCGAGCATCTTCCCGCGGATAGTCGTGATCTCCTCGCCGCGCCTCTCCTCGATCGGGATCAACCTGCCGTATGGCAGGTTGAAATCTATGGTCGAGACCGGCGCGACGACATAAAAAGGTATCTTGTGGTATTTCGCGAGGACCGCCACCCCGTAAGTTCCGATCTTGTTCGCCGCGTCGCCGTTACGCGTTATCCTGTCAGCGCCGACGATGACCTTCGTGACCTTGCCCAGGCTCATCACATGCGCGGCCATGTTATCGCAGATGAGCGTGACATCTATCCCCTCGCGCATCAGTTCCCACGCGGTAAGGCGCGCGCCCTGCAAAAGGGGCCGCGTCTCATCGGCATATACTTTTACGCGCTTGCCCTTCTCCTTCGCCATGTATATCACGCCTAACGCGGTCCCGTAATCGGCCGTCGCCAGCGCTCCGGCGTTGCAGTGCGTCAATATAACATCGCCGTCCTTAATGAGCCGCGCGCCGTATACGGCCATCTTCCTGCATATCGCCCTGTCCTCCTCATATACTTTATGCGCCTCGGCGAGAAGCGCCTTCTTTATCGCCTCGACCGGCCTATGCTTATTTTTTACGGCTGCGGCGCGCATCCTGTCGAGGCCCCAGAAGAGGTTTACCGCGGTCGGCCTGGCCGAACCGATGAACTTTATGACGCGGTCCAATTCACGGATAAGCTCATTATAATTTTTGGCCCTCGACTTCTTGACGCCCAGGTAAGCCCCGTACGCGGCGGCCACGCCCAACGCCGGAGCGCCGCGCACCTGCAATTTTTTTATCGCATGCCAAAATTTTTTTACGTCGCGGAAACTCAGGTATACGAGCTTGTTCGGCAACAGGGTCTGGTCTATTATCTTTATTGCCCCGCCCGACTTTTGGGCGTCCCATCTTATCGTCCGGATAGCCATTATTTTACACCATTTTCCCGAACATTTTCGCCAGGAAGCTGCGCCCCACCGAGATGGCGGCATGGGGACAGAGCTCGTGGCAGCAGAAACACTTAATGCAGCGCCTGTAATCTATCCTCGAGCCTTCCTCTTTTATCGTGATGCACTTCGCCGGGCAGCTCTTTTCGCATATCAGGCACTTCTTGCATATTTTATCATTAATTACGGGGAAAAACCTGATAGCTTTCGAGAGCCATTTGAAGACCGGCTTCGGGACTTTCATCATTATCGAGGTAGCCGGCAGCTTGAAACCGCGTATCCTCGCGCTTTCGATGCTTTCTCCGAGGACCTCTATTTTTGAAAGGTCGGCCTCGCCTAATTTCCGCTTGTACGCCTCGGCGGTTATGGGGAGCCGTAGCGGTTCGATGCCGACCAGCCCGGCGTATACCGCGTCGCAGGCCACGCAGTCGTTGCTCGCCATCACAAGGTTCGCGTTCCGGAGTTCTCCTCCGGCCGGCCCGTTGCCTTCCATAGCAACGATCCCGTCCATCACTACGAGCCNNNNNNNNNNCGAGCCTGGGTACCGCGGTCTCAAATACATCTATCGCGAGCTTCGCGAACTCATCCGGCCTCGGCGCCTTAAGGTGGCAGTCTGACTTGAACTGCCCGATCGCGAGCCCGTATGAATTCTTCAGCGCGCCGGTGAGCACCATCAGGTCGTGCGTCTTCATCTTCGGGACGGAGATGACGCCGTCGGCCTCTTTCGCCCAGACCGATATCGGCATCCCCTTTATGTTCTGCGCCTTGTCGAAGTCTACAAGCTTTACGCCCTCTTCCTCGCAGACTTTTTTTATCCCGGATTCCCCGTATGTCGAACCGGCGTCCCTCTGCCCCATCCCGCCGGGCGAATCCCCGACGATGATCTCGGCGCCCGCGCCCTTAACGAGGCGTATGACGGCCCGCAGGACCTCGGGATGCGTATTTACGCCGGACTCGGGCGGCCTTGAAGAGAGGACGTTCGGTTTAAGCAGTATCTTCTCGCCTTTTTTGACGAAGGCGGCGATGCCGCCGACCAGGTCCACCGCCTCTTTTACGGCGGAGCAGACCTTGCCTGTATCGTACGAATCCGCTCTTACTATCGAGACTTTCGGGCCCATGGCTAACTAGGGATCGCTATCAATTTATACAGGAACACGAAAAATATAACGGCCGAATTATGGATTATATGCACCGCTATCGACGGGACGACAGAGCCGGTCTTCTCGTAAAGGTACGCCAGGAGGATGCCGAGCGCGAATATCGGGAAGAACGAGACTATGTTCATATGCAGCATCGCGAAGACGAACGAGACGAGAAGTATCGCGTTGGTCACCCCTATCTTCTTCCTGAACACCGGATACGCGAATCCCCTGAAGAAGAGCTCCTCGGCGACCGGCCCGATGATGGTGACAAGCGCCGTAAGGATAAGGAGGAGCTTCGTCCCCTTCGCCTCGTAGAGTATCTCGAGCGCCTTCGTCTCGGGCGGCTCATAACTGAATATCCTGAGGCCGATGAATACTATGATCATTATGACAGCCAGGACCGGTATGATGACAAGATAGCCGCCGATGGCGACCCTCATGTTCCTCTTTATGTTCTTAAAAATGAGCCCCAGCCCGGCGAGACCGCTTTTAAATTTATTTACCGCGAAATGCGCTACTATGGCCAGGCCGATGATATCTACCAGGGTCGCGTTAAGAACGCCGAAGAACACCTCGTTGGGGTTATCTACTTTCATTAGGTCGAACATATTGGCCTCTGCCCATTGGAGCGCATAGGAGAAAAAATAGAACGTGATTATTACCCTCAGGATATCCGTTAACTGCCAGGGCACATCCGGCGGTGAGCCGTAGGCAACCATCAGGTCGCGGCCGTTAAGCTTGCGCGATATGCATCTTATCCCGAGGACAAGGCCCGCCAAAAGGGCGACCGCGCTCAAGAATGTGCTGGCCGTGACCGCGAAACCGAGGAGCTTGTCGCCCGCGAGCAACTCCCTTATCCTCTCTTCCTGCGCGAGCACCTCTTTAGGCGTAAGTATCTTATGCGTTTTCTTCTTCTCGGCAAGCCTCTCTTTCCTCTCGGGCGAGGGCGACACCGCCAGGAATATCTCGGTCGCTATTATAAAAGAGAGCATCAAAAGGTAGATCCGGTTCCCGCCCGCGAACCTCCTTAGCTTATCCCACGACATTTAGTCTCCTCGGCCTGAACTTGACCTTTAATTCCCCGGTCGCGACCCTCTCGCATTCCCTCATATCCACGCCTTCCTGGCCGACGCAGGTCACCTCGACCTCGGGCAGCTTCTCCCTGCATTCAACGATGAATTTCTTCACCTCCCCAAAAGTCTCAGGCCCAAAAACCGGCCTGCAGATCTTATTATAGGCATCCTTATCCGCGGCGTTCAGGCTTACGCTCACGCGGTCTATGAGCCCGGCGAGGTCACCGGCGATGCTCCTTTTATTTATGAGGTTCCCGTGGCCGTTAGTCGTAAGGCGGATCTTCGCGCCCTTCTTTTTCAGGGCCTTCGCGACTTCGATCATGCAGTCGAGGCGCAAAGTGGGTTCGCCGTATCCGCAGAAGACTATCTCATCGTATCCGGCCGGGTCGCCGACCGCCTCGATGATCTCTTTTGCCGACGGTTCCCCTTTAAGGCGCAGGTTGTGCCCCATCACGAAATCGGTCGTCTTGGTGACACAGAATTCGCAGTCGCTGGTGCACCTGTTGGTGAGGTTTATATAAAGGGAGTCCCTTATTTTATATGTGATGGATGATCCCGGCGCGGCGCCGACCCCGAAGAGCCGCGCGCAGTTAAGCGTCGTCACCCTCGCGACGTCCTGGGGGGTAAGGCCTTTCAGCTTCGCTATCTCTTCGACGGCTTTCAACATATAGGAAGGCTCGTTCCTTTTCCCGCGCATCCCTTCAGGCGCCAGGTAAGGCGCGTCGGTCTCGACCAATATCCTGTCCATCGGGACGAGGCTTTTCACGAGCTCGCGCAGCTTGGAGGCGTTCTTGAAAGTGATATTGCAGGTGAATGAGACATACATCCCGAGGTCGAGGACGGCGTTTAGCAGTTCTTCATCGGCCGGGAAGCAATGGATAACGCCTTTTACCGGAGCTGCCATTTCTTTTTTCAGTATCTTCAGCAGGTCCGCCTTCGCTGAAGTACTTTTGCCTTCAGCTACGGTGGATAAATCCTCGCGCGCGTCGCGGCAGTGGATTATGAGGGGCAGGTCCGTCTCTTTCGCGAGGCGGAGGAATTCCCTGAATGCCGTCTGCTGTAACCCGGCAGGCGAGAGGTTCCTGTAGTAATCGAGGCCGACTTCGCCTATGGCGACGACCTTTTTATCATTGGCCAGGCCCTTTATCTCGGAAAATGAGGACGCGTTCAGTTCCTTCGCGTCATGGGGATGGATACCAACCGAGGCGTATACGCTGTCATATTTATTCGCGAGCTCGACCGACCTCTTCGAGCCCTCTAGGCTGCTCGCGACATTTATTATGTATTCTATCCCGGCTGCCCTGGCCCTCTTTATCACTTCTTCCCTGTCCGGATCGAACTCCGGGAAATCGAGGTGGCAGTGGGTATCGACGAGTTTACCCTGAGCCGGGGCGAAGGGCTTGTCCTGAGCGAAGCCGAAGGGACGCATCATTTCGCCTTTGTGTCGATGCGGGGGAATAGCGGGGCGCCTTTCCTTATTTCCGTATCCGGCTTGGTAAGGCCCCATCCTTCCATATCGGAAAAGCGCGCCCCGGAAAGCGGCGCGGCCATCCCTATCTGTCCCCACATCTTCTCGGCCGAGGCGGGTATGAACGGCGAAACGGCTATAGTCACGATACGCAACGTCTCGGCCAGGTTATATATCACGTCACTGAGGCGGTCTTTCTTCCCCTGTTTGTCGAGCGTCCACGGCGCCTGGACCTCGATATATTTATTCGCCTTGTTTATTAGCTCCCATATCGAAGCCAAAGTGCCCGCAAAATCCAATTCGGCCATGGACGCGTCTATCTTCCCCGGCAGGTCCTTTGAGAGGGCCTTCAATTCATCGTCAACGGCATCTTTTGTACCTGCGGGTGACGGCACTTTACCGCCGTAATATTTTTCGATCATCGTAAGCGTCCTGTTAAGGAGGTTGCCGATGTCATTGGCGAGGTCGGTATTGAGCCTGGAGACGAGCGCGGCCTCGGAATAGGCGCCGTCGAGGCCGTAGGTCACCTCCCTGAGGAGGAAATACCTTAACGGGTCAGACCCGTACTTATTTATGAGCTCGAACGGGTCGACGACGTTGCCTTTCGATTTGGACATCTTTTCCGCGTCCTTGCCTATGAGCCAGAAGCCGTGAGCGAAGACCGTCTTCGGCAGCTCTATGCCGGACGCGCGCAGCATTATAGGCCAGTAGACCGCATGGAACCTTATTATGTCCTTGCCGACTATATGGACATCGGCGGGCCAGAATTTGTTGAATTTCTGCTTATCCTTAAGGTAGCCGATCCCCGATATGTAATTTACGAGGGCGTCGAACCAGACGTAAGCGACGTGGTCCTTGGAAAAAGGGATGGGTATGCCCCATTCGAGGCGCGATCTCGGGCGCGAGATGCACAGGTCCTGGAGCGGCTGGCTGAGGAAACTCAATATTTCGTTCCGGCGCGAGACAGGCTTTATGAATTCGGGGTGCTCATTAATATATTTAACGAGCCAGTCCTGGTATTTCGAGAGCTTGAAGAACCAGTTCGTCTCCGCTATCTCCTCGAGCGGGCGCTTGCACTCGGGGCAGGTATTCCCATCGAGCTGGTTTTTCGGATAGAACGCCTCGCACGAGCCGCAATACCATCCTTTATATTCGGATTCGTAGAATTCGCCCTTATTATAGAGATCGGTGAGGACCGCCTGCACGACCTCGATATGGCGCTCGTCGGTAGTCCTTATGAAATCATCGTAAGATATGGAGAGGAGTTTCCACAGTTCGAGGGAAGGCTTCACGACCGAATCGGTGAATTCTTTCGGGGACTTTCCCGCCTCGGCTGCGGCCTTCGCGACCTTCTGGCCGTGCTCATCCGTGCCGGTCAGGAAGAATACCTCTTCCCCCTTGAGCCGGTGGTAGCGCGCCAGCGTGTCGGCAGAGACGCTCTCGGAACAGTGGCCTATATGCGGTTTCGCATTTACATAATATATGGCTGTGGTGACGTAAAACTTTTTCATTTTCTCTGGTTGCGGTGCATTTCGCAGCCCTTGGGGCATTTGCAGCCGAGCTCGACGAACTTCCCCTCCCCGCAGTCAACCGTTATCGAGCGTTTGAGCGCGTTCACCGAGATGACCTTGCCCGCGCATCCCTCGAGGTTGACCTTCTCGCCTTCCTTGGGAAGGCCCTTCAATAATTCGACGTATAATTTATGCTCGTATCCGAGGCAGCACATCAGCCTGCCGCACACGCCCGAGATCTTCGCCGGGTTTAGCGGGAGGTTCTGCTCCTTGGCCATCTTTATCGTGACCGGCTCGAAATCCTTGAGGAACGTCGCGCAGCAGAGGCATTTGCCGCAAGGGCCGAACCCGCCCAAAAGCCGCGCCTCATCGCGGACGCCAATCTGCTTGAGCTCTATGCGCGCCTTGAATATGCGCGCAAGGT
Proteins encoded:
- a CDS encoding type II toxin-antitoxin system RelE/ParE family toxin, giving the protein MYSVLYTREAKESIGRLSLKKKRQIKDAVERIAQDPAIGKCLTGDLKGLLSYRSGDYRIIYRIYHKEITVIILTVAHRKDVYR
- a CDS encoding type II toxin-antitoxin system Phd/YefM family antitoxin, with amino-acid sequence MPNTAQQEARIKGFTNCTEYCTIMQEVRKMDFIVPISEARSKLPGLIKKISSAGKRLIITRNGRAEAVMISPEELETLEVMADQKLLRSILRAEEDIREGKLYSHKDIFKNV
- a CDS encoding alpha/beta hydrolase is translated as MFSPGKNNLRKYGKAPFTVAVIHGGPGGAGEAAPVARELSSKYGVLEPLQTAMSVDGQVEELKVVLEKEAELPVVLIGHSWGAWLSLILAAKHPVLVKKLILVASGPFEEKYAAQISKARLDRMDKEIVPDAYDPIEGKPEPIDYKGAIFNSVWPEAEELRRSGKLLEFVKDIRCPVVAIHGDYDPHPAEGVQKPLSAILKNFRFILLDHCGHKPWIEKDAREKFFELLEKELN
- the alr gene encoding alanine racemase is translated as MSPARARRTSPAKSRTSPAKSRTSRPTWTEIDLDAISHNYHAIKARLSKDTNILAVVKANAYGYGMVEVARRLQKEKVPYLGVACVDEGITLRRAGIRTPVLVLSSVLPKEADYALYYDLTLTVCDKALASAIDKAARKLRKQALVHVKVDTGMGRLGVWHDEAGRLIKDLLSFRNIVIEGIFTHFASADEEDVRYTSGQIENFKRLATEMEISGIEIQYVHAANSAGAMMYKDSHFNMVRPGLMLYGLYPNQNLMSTVKLKPALSLKTRIIYLKKTPPGRFISYGRTHMTDRETVIATLPVGYADGLNRHLSNKGEVLVRGWRAPVVGRICMDHTMVDVGGIKGAKVGDEAVIIGSQKGETITVEDIAELLDTIPYEVVCWISARVPRIYV
- the tsaB gene encoding tRNA (adenosine(37)-N6)-threonylcarbamoyltransferase complex dimerization subunit type 1 TsaB; translation: MKILAVDTTSKYLSLAITDGEKVIAGFHRVMDQRQCEQLLPQIDKLLKKAKLKLKDINCIAFSKGPGSLTALRIGAAAVKGFALGAGIRIAGVPTLDALAYNIKEEGKLIVPIIDARRGNVYASAYSFKNGKLRRHLKYSVGPVAELLKSIKGDAVFLGDGLAAYRKTIEDNFKHEAGFAPEKLWYLRAETVAGLGHELAKRNKFEEADKFVPLYLYPKDIQVRGLRK
- the tsaE gene encoding tRNA (adenosine(37)-N6)-threonylcarbamoyltransferase complex ATPase subunit type 1 TsaE, with the translated sequence MNFTTANAEETIRLGEKIAKRFKPGDLVALSGELGAGKTTLVKGIAKGLGVKDYRYVNSPSFVLVKEYKGKIPLFHFDIYRLNNLKDIEDIGYEDYLARKGVIVIEWSGKMARILPKRRLDIALKIKNPNERTISIKEA
- the thiL gene encoding thiamine-phosphate kinase, which translates into the protein MKLKRLGEAGLIARLAKNFKTGKDIVRGIGDDCAVIRVSKKKYLLVTIDMLLEDVDFRMKDATAFQIGWKSLACGLSDIASMGGVAKYAVVSLGLPKKLSVEFVDEIYRGIKALARRFDVEIVGGDTNSSGKLVIDVAVIGFVEPDKAAFRSGARTGDIICVTGALGGSYKSKKHLVFTPRLKEARYLVNNFKITSMIDISDGLSTDLNHIAKQSGAGACIYEELIPVSKGARGVNAALNEGEDFELLFTMPLAEARRLARKNMELNGVRISQIGEILDKKIGVKIIAPDGTTKELKPKGFSHF
- the mtnA gene encoding S-methyl-5-thioribose-1-phosphate isomerase codes for the protein MAIRTIRWDAQKSGGAIKIIDQTLLPNKLVYLSFRDVKKFWHAIKKLQVRGAPALGVAAAYGAYLGVKKSRAKNYNELIRELDRVIKFIGSARPTAVNLFWGLDRMRAAAVKNKHRPVEAIKKALLAEAHKVYEEDRAICRKMAVYGARLIKDGDVILTHCNAGALATADYGTALGVIYMAKEKGKRVKVYADETRPLLQGARLTAWELMREGIDVTLICDNMAAHVMSLGKVTKVIVGADRITRNGDAANKIGTYGVAVLAKYHKIPFYVVAPVSTIDFNLPYGRLIPIEERRGEEITTIRGKMLAPKGVKTYCPAFDVTPAALITAIVTEKGVFKPDEIKKIR
- a CDS encoding DUF362 domain-containing protein — its product is LVVMDGIVAMEGNGPAGGELRNANLVMASNDCVACDAVYAGLVGIEPLRLPITAEAYKRKLGEADLSKIEVLGESIESARIRGFKLPATSIMMKVPKPVFKWLSKAIRFFPVINDKICKKCLICEKSCPAKCITIKEEGSRIDYRRCIKCFCCHELCPHAAISVGRSFLAKMFGKMV
- a CDS encoding DUF362 domain-containing protein; its protein translation is MGPKVSIVRADSYDTGKVCSAVKEAVDLVGGIAAFVKKGEKILLKPNVLSSRPPESGVNTHPEVLRAVIRLVKGAGAEIIVGDSPGGMGQRDAGSTYGESGIKKVCEEEGVKLVDFDKAQNIKGMPISVWAKEADGVISVPKMKTHDLMVLTGALKNSYGLAIGQFKSDCHLKAPRPDEFAKLAIDVFETAVPRL
- a CDS encoding CPBP family intramembrane glutamic endopeptidase, translated to MSWDKLRRFAGGNRIYLLMLSFIIATEIFLAVSPSPERKERLAEKKKTHKILTPKEVLAQEERIRELLAGDKLLGFAVTASTFLSAVALLAGLVLGIRCISRKLNGRDLMVAYGSPPDVPWQLTDILRVIITFYFFSYALQWAEANMFDLMKVDNPNEVFFGVLNATLVDIIGLAIVAHFAVNKFKSGLAGLGLIFKNIKRNMRVAIGGYLVIIPVLAVIMIIVFIGLRIFSYEPPETKALEILYEAKGTKLLLILTALVTIIGPVAEELFFRGFAYPVFRKKIGVTNAILLVSFVFAMLHMNIVSFFPIFALGILLAYLYEKTGSVVPSIAVHIIHNSAVIFFVFLYKLIAIPS
- a CDS encoding TatD family hydrolase, which translates into the protein MRPFGFAQDKPFAPAQGKLVDTHCHLDFPEFDPDREEVIKRARAAGIEYIINVASSLEGSKRSVELANKYDSVYASVGIHPHDAKELNASSFSEIKGLANDKKVVAIGEVGLDYYRNLSPAGLQQTAFREFLRLAKETDLPLIIHCRDAREDLSTVAEGKSTSAKADLLKILKKEMAAPVKGVIHCFPADEELLNAVLDLGMYVSFTCNITFKNASKLRELVKSLVPMDRILVETDAPYLAPEGMRGKRNEPSYMLKAVEEIAKLKGLTPQDVARVTTLNCARLFGVGAAPGSSITYKIRDSLYINLTNRCTSDCEFCVTKTTDFVMGHNLRLKGEPSAKEIIEAVGDPAGYDEIVFCGYGEPTLRLDCMIEVAKALKKKGAKIRLTTNGHGNLINKRSIAGDLAGLIDRVSVSLNAADKDAYNKICRPVFGPETFGEVKKFIVECREKLPEVEVTCVGQEGVDMRECERVATGELKVKFRPRRLNVVG